One genomic segment of Heptranchias perlo isolate sHepPer1 chromosome 3, sHepPer1.hap1, whole genome shotgun sequence includes these proteins:
- the LOC137307326 gene encoding zinc finger protein 383-like, protein MFRQSSNLIEHQRLHTGERPFTCSVCGKGFTFLSGLTEHKYVHTDKRPFKCSDCEKSFKSRNDLLRHQRIHTGERPFTCTECGKGFITSPQLLTHQRTHTGERPFICPVCGKGFTCSSHLTEHKRAHTGERPFTCTVCGKGFTCSSQLTEHKRVHTRERPFTCTVCGKGFTRSSHLTQHQRVHTGERPFTCSICGKGFTKSSNLLRHQRVHM, encoded by the coding sequence ATGTTCAGGCAGTCATCCAACCTCATTGAACACCAGCGTcttcacactggagagaggccgttcacctgctccgtgtgtgggaaaggattcactttTTTATCCGGCCTCACTGAACACAAatatgttcacactgataagagaccttttaaatgttctgactgtgagaagagctttaaaagtagAAATgatctgctgagacaccaacgtattcacactggggagaggccgttcacctgcactgagtgtgggaaaggattcattaCTTCACCCCAATTACTGACacatcaacgcactcacactggggagaggccatttatctgccccgtgtgtgggaagggattcacttgttcttcccacctcactgaacacaagcgtgctcacactggggagaggccattcacctgcaccgtgtgcgggaagggattcacttgttctTCCCAACTCACTGAACACAAGCGTGTTCACACtagggagagaccgttcacctgcactgtgtgtgggaagggattcactcgttcatcccacctcactcaacaccaacgagttcacactggggagaggccgttcacctgctccatttgtgggaagggattcactaagtcatccaacctgctgagacaccagcgagttcacatgtga